From a region of the Umboniibacter marinipuniceus genome:
- a CDS encoding glutamate-5-semialdehyde dehydrogenase — MTQLGERARAASRSARVLTTNQKNHALRSIAEVLASRRDALVAANADDLQAGRSRGLSEAMLDRLLLTHERIDAMLEGLRQVAELADPVGEITDLSYRPSGIQVGKMRVPLGVVGIIYESRPNVTLEAASLCLKSGNATVLRGGSEAIYSNRCIAQCITDGLAAADLDPAIIQLVTTTDREAVGALITMPDYIDVIIPRGGKTLIERITAEARVPVIKHLDGICHTYVDKFADLNKALAVSINAKTQRFGTCNTTETLLVHSDVAAEFLPRFEAELAPFNVEIRACEQALAKLSNAVPASEEDWGTEYLAPILSVKVVESLAAAIGHIECYSSAHTESIITQDYSRARRFMTEVDSSSIMVNASTRFADGFEYGLGAEIGISTDKFHARGPVGLEGLTSQKWIVLGDGHIRG, encoded by the coding sequence ATGACGCAGCTTGGTGAGCGTGCGAGAGCGGCATCTCGATCTGCGCGCGTACTGACAACCAACCAGAAGAATCACGCGCTACGCAGTATTGCTGAGGTCTTAGCGTCTAGACGAGATGCCTTAGTCGCGGCAAATGCCGACGACCTTCAAGCCGGAAGGTCACGTGGTCTATCTGAGGCAATGTTGGACCGTCTGCTACTTACTCACGAGCGAATTGACGCTATGCTTGAAGGCCTAAGACAGGTGGCTGAATTAGCGGATCCAGTGGGTGAAATCACTGATTTGAGCTATCGCCCCAGCGGCATCCAAGTGGGCAAAATGCGGGTTCCACTTGGTGTGGTAGGGATTATCTACGAGTCTCGGCCGAATGTGACGTTAGAAGCTGCTAGTCTGTGCTTGAAATCCGGGAATGCAACGGTGCTTCGCGGTGGTAGCGAGGCAATCTACAGTAACCGTTGTATCGCTCAATGTATCACCGACGGATTAGCCGCCGCCGACTTGGATCCAGCGATTATTCAGCTCGTTACCACCACTGATCGTGAAGCCGTGGGCGCCTTGATTACTATGCCCGATTATATTGACGTCATTATTCCACGCGGTGGTAAGACTTTGATCGAACGAATTACGGCGGAAGCGCGTGTTCCGGTCATTAAACATCTAGACGGGATATGTCACACCTATGTGGATAAATTTGCCGACCTTAACAAGGCACTGGCGGTGAGTATAAACGCTAAGACGCAACGATTTGGAACCTGTAATACTACCGAGACCTTGTTGGTGCATAGTGATGTAGCCGCGGAATTTTTGCCGCGCTTTGAAGCGGAGTTAGCCCCGTTTAATGTTGAGATTAGGGCCTGCGAACAAGCCTTAGCAAAGTTATCTAACGCGGTGCCCGCGTCGGAAGAAGACTGGGGTACCGAGTACCTAGCTCCCATTTTGAGCGTTAAAGTTGTTGAATCACTGGCCGCGGCGATCGGGCATATCGAATGCTATAGTTCCGCCCATACAGAAAGTATTATTACTCAGGACTATTCTAGGGCACGAAGGTTTATGACCGAGGTTGATTCCTCGAGTATTATGGTCAACGCGTCAACGCGTTTTGCCGATGGTTTTGAATACGGCTTAGGCGCTGAAATAGGCATCTCCACGGATAAATTTCATGCTCGCGGTCCAGTTGGACTCGAGGGCTTAACCTCACAAAAATGGATTGTGTTGGGCGATGGTCACATCAGAGGCTAG
- the nadD gene encoding nicotinate-nucleotide adenylyltransferase, with protein MVTSEARKLIAVYGGTFNPIHQGHLQAADEITKLCDVDRLLLVPASIPPHRAAPSVSFDDRLRMTELAIADNDLWAVDDREHRREAPSFTIDTLASLRDEFGPEVSLAFCVGSDAFQSINTWHRWRELTDFAHVIVAQRCDMIAPLNSAVEKWSASKVLSAPSQLRDRPSGGILYLSQRPMNCSSSDIRAKLAQGASPNLLLPESVLRYIQQHHLYQTE; from the coding sequence ATGGTCACATCAGAGGCTAGAAAACTGATAGCCGTTTATGGCGGTACGTTTAACCCTATTCATCAGGGGCACTTGCAGGCCGCTGATGAAATAACCAAACTCTGTGACGTTGATCGATTACTGTTAGTGCCAGCAAGTATCCCTCCTCACCGAGCCGCTCCCTCAGTTAGCTTTGATGATCGTCTGAGGATGACGGAGTTAGCTATCGCTGACAACGACCTCTGGGCGGTAGATGATCGTGAACATCGGCGCGAAGCTCCGTCCTTCACTATTGACACGTTAGCCTCACTACGGGACGAATTCGGACCCGAAGTAAGCTTAGCTTTCTGCGTAGGGAGCGATGCCTTTCAGAGTATTAATACGTGGCATCGCTGGCGAGAACTAACGGATTTTGCGCATGTTATTGTTGCTCAAAGATGCGATATGATAGCGCCACTCAATTCCGCAGTTGAAAAGTGGTCGGCATCTAAGGTATTGTCGGCGCCGTCTCAGCTGAGAGATCGTCCAAGTGGCGGTATTTTATATTTGAGTCAAAGGCCAATGAACTGTTCGTCGTCGGATATTCGAGCGAAATTGGCGCAAGGGGCCAGTCCCAATCTATTATTACCAGAGTCGGTGTTGCGGTATATTCAGCAACATCATCTCTACCAAACTGAGTAA
- a CDS encoding efflux RND transporter permease subunit: MIDDAFAVHKAPTFFARWMSLRLLIITVFVGLVGASLWQIPNARLDASSDSLTLETDPGLALYRSVSTRYRSGDFFVLAFRAHDGDALSVSSLATLEALQDDLAQIEGVESVMSVLNVPLLQSPPVGLESLSSEARTLLNAEVDIEMARAEFHESPVYRDTLLSKDNATTALLVSLPVDTDYYALVDRRNQLLEQSELPDANLALEDAQAALLAYRSQEQDITKARLAELRSVVAKYDSDADIFIGGVPMIASDMLDFIRRDIQVFGLASLALMIAALAVFFRNWRWVAIPLTMSASVVILMSGWLATIDWRLSVISSNFASLLLIISLAIGIHLSVRFRELRALSDASLNDVLWSTLHSMWKPCFYSVLTTLVAFLSLVVSGIRPVIDFGQIMAMGITLSLVLTFALFPLLVALSKPKAEVERSSFTSKILASWGQLSLHRGKQIFVVSVLLLLGASYGVTQVKVENRFIDYFAKDTEIYQGMALIDRELGGTTPLEIVVSAPRSANDMELPSGGSFDDGFGADSQEYDANSKEYDAGSGGDSAEDGGNGNVASSEGLDDGFGGGFDDGFGGGFDDGFDTNGGFDDFGGETSATSWWFSMSGVNELRQLHEYIDELEASGKVMSLVTTIDVAEGLNKGPLDDFTLAFLKTVMPEDIAAQVVRPYWHEETDEARIEVRIVDSTPGLSRQSYVDDIVAFANDEAGLAGRVEATGMLVLYNNMVQSLFSSQIETLGAVFVGIFVMFWLLFRRLGLALVAIIPNLLAAICIVGFMGLAGLPLDFMTITIAAIVVGIGVDDCIHYVIRYQHELAVDGDKRAALTRAHHTIGSAMSYTSWTVVLGFAVLALSKFTPSVVFGLLTASAMVLALTGALILLPRLLLLLPISQLLPAGQKP, from the coding sequence ATGATAGATGACGCTTTCGCGGTTCATAAAGCGCCCACTTTTTTCGCTCGCTGGATGTCGCTACGACTACTAATAATTACCGTTTTTGTTGGTCTTGTAGGCGCCTCTCTCTGGCAAATCCCCAATGCAAGATTGGATGCCTCGTCGGACTCCTTAACCCTAGAAACTGATCCAGGCCTCGCTCTCTATCGCTCCGTGTCTACGCGCTATCGCTCTGGCGATTTCTTTGTTCTTGCGTTTAGAGCCCACGATGGCGATGCGCTGTCAGTATCATCATTAGCCACTCTCGAAGCGCTTCAAGACGACTTGGCTCAAATTGAGGGCGTTGAATCGGTTATGTCGGTGCTAAATGTACCGTTACTTCAAAGCCCACCAGTTGGCTTGGAGAGCTTGAGTTCTGAAGCGCGAACGTTGCTTAACGCCGAGGTAGATATCGAGATGGCGCGGGCTGAGTTTCATGAGAGCCCAGTGTATCGAGATACGCTTCTAAGTAAGGATAACGCCACCACCGCATTGCTTGTCTCATTGCCTGTTGATACGGATTACTACGCGCTGGTGGATCGACGAAACCAGTTACTTGAGCAATCGGAGTTACCAGACGCCAATTTAGCGCTCGAAGACGCTCAGGCTGCGTTACTTGCCTATCGATCTCAAGAGCAAGATATTACCAAAGCGCGCTTAGCTGAATTGCGGAGCGTCGTTGCGAAATATGACAGCGATGCGGATATCTTCATTGGCGGCGTCCCTATGATTGCCTCCGATATGCTCGATTTTATTCGAAGAGATATTCAAGTGTTCGGCTTGGCAAGCCTAGCGTTAATGATTGCTGCATTGGCCGTGTTCTTCAGGAATTGGCGTTGGGTAGCGATCCCACTCACCATGAGTGCGAGCGTGGTTATTTTGATGTCCGGCTGGTTGGCGACCATTGACTGGCGGTTATCGGTTATTTCTTCGAATTTCGCCTCGCTTTTGCTCATTATCTCGTTGGCTATTGGAATTCATCTATCGGTTCGATTTAGAGAACTCCGGGCGCTCTCCGATGCGTCGCTGAACGACGTTTTATGGTCCACCCTGCATAGTATGTGGAAGCCATGTTTTTATTCCGTACTGACTACCTTGGTCGCTTTCCTATCACTGGTGGTCAGCGGTATACGGCCTGTAATCGATTTCGGACAAATCATGGCAATGGGGATTACGCTCTCCCTGGTGCTGACCTTTGCGCTATTCCCCTTGCTGGTGGCGTTGAGCAAACCGAAGGCGGAGGTCGAAAGAAGCTCGTTCACATCGAAGATTTTGGCTTCATGGGGACAGCTATCGCTGCATCGAGGCAAACAGATTTTCGTGGTGTCAGTACTGTTACTACTCGGGGCATCCTATGGCGTTACGCAAGTGAAGGTAGAAAATCGATTCATCGATTACTTCGCCAAGGATACCGAGATCTATCAAGGCATGGCATTGATAGATCGTGAATTAGGAGGTACCACTCCGCTTGAAATTGTTGTTAGTGCACCGCGATCCGCCAACGACATGGAACTTCCTTCCGGCGGAAGTTTCGATGACGGATTTGGCGCTGACTCGCAAGAATACGATGCTAACTCCAAAGAATACGATGCGGGTTCTGGAGGGGATAGTGCTGAAGATGGCGGAAACGGGAACGTTGCGTCAAGTGAAGGCCTTGACGACGGTTTCGGTGGCGGTTTTGACGACGGTTTCGGTGGCGGTTTTGACGACGGTTTCGACACTAACGGTGGCTTCGATGATTTCGGTGGTGAAACATCCGCTACGTCATGGTGGTTCTCTATGTCTGGCGTTAATGAACTAAGACAGCTTCACGAGTACATTGACGAACTCGAGGCCTCTGGCAAAGTGATGAGTCTTGTCACCACCATCGACGTAGCAGAGGGGCTTAACAAGGGGCCTCTAGATGATTTCACCTTGGCGTTTTTAAAGACCGTTATGCCCGAGGATATTGCCGCGCAGGTGGTGCGTCCATATTGGCATGAGGAGACTGACGAGGCGCGCATTGAAGTCCGCATAGTCGACTCAACGCCTGGTCTATCTCGTCAATCTTATGTTGATGATATCGTGGCCTTTGCGAACGATGAGGCGGGGTTGGCAGGTCGGGTTGAAGCCACCGGAATGCTAGTGCTTTACAATAATATGGTTCAGAGTCTTTTTAGCTCGCAAATCGAAACGCTCGGAGCGGTATTCGTGGGGATTTTTGTCATGTTCTGGCTGCTCTTTAGGCGCTTGGGCTTGGCGTTAGTCGCGATTATCCCCAACCTTTTGGCGGCAATATGTATCGTGGGCTTCATGGGGTTGGCGGGTTTGCCGCTGGACTTTATGACTATCACGATTGCGGCGATCGTAGTGGGTATTGGTGTGGATGATTGTATCCACTATGTCATTCGCTATCAGCATGAGCTCGCTGTCGACGGTGACAAGCGCGCAGCGCTCACTCGCGCCCATCACACCATTGGGTCGGCAATGAGCTATACCTCGTGGACAGTGGTTCTGGGGTTTGCAGTACTGGCGCTCTCTAAGTTTACGCCTTCGGTGGTTTTCGGATTATTGACCGCATCGGCGATGGTATTAGCTCTTACTGGAGCACTAATACTGTTGCCTCGTTTACTGTTGCTGTTACCCATTTCTCAGCTGCTTCCTGCGGGGCAAAAGCCTTAA
- a CDS encoding YkgJ family cysteine cluster protein, producing the protein MQCRLGCGACCIAPSINTPIPGMPNGKAANVRCANLDDDNLCQLFGSPDRPALCEQFTATPENCGQSAVEAIKILSTLEELTR; encoded by the coding sequence ATGCAGTGTCGATTAGGGTGCGGCGCATGTTGCATCGCGCCCTCAATTAATACGCCAATTCCAGGTATGCCTAATGGCAAAGCGGCCAATGTTCGGTGCGCGAATTTGGATGACGATAATCTCTGTCAGTTATTCGGTTCCCCCGATAGACCTGCGCTTTGTGAGCAATTTACGGCCACTCCCGAAAACTGTGGCCAAAGTGCCGTAGAGGCGATCAAAATTTTGTCCACCCTCGAGGAATTGACTCGCTAG
- a CDS encoding NAD(P)-dependent oxidoreductase — MRIVILDAESMHPSDLDLSSWCPADAELIQFEHTAPKEVAARLEGADVAILNKVKIGSAELALADRLKLIAVTATGTNNIDFTATRAAGVRVVNSVDYGTQSVVQHSLSLMFALSGNLIAYAKEVAEDRWADSAHFCSLAHPINQINEKTLGIIGYGVLGRELARQARLLGMRVIVAQSVRAGAEVQSDRVALKTLVSEADVISLHCPLTDDTRGLIGLAELEAMKPDALLINCARGGIVCEEALATVLNRGHLGGIGFDVLAEEPPKKNHPLISTFHPNVVITPHVAWGSRRARQTLVEQIGEDLAAFIAGNPLKREVEG; from the coding sequence ATGCGAATTGTGATTCTTGATGCAGAGTCAATGCACCCCAGTGACCTCGATCTAAGTAGCTGGTGTCCAGCGGATGCAGAGTTGATCCAGTTTGAGCATACTGCGCCAAAAGAGGTGGCAGCGCGGCTAGAGGGTGCCGATGTAGCCATCCTTAACAAAGTCAAAATCGGCTCAGCCGAACTGGCGCTAGCTGATCGCCTCAAACTTATCGCGGTTACCGCAACCGGGACCAATAATATTGATTTTACCGCCACTCGCGCTGCTGGCGTGAGGGTGGTTAATTCAGTTGATTATGGCACTCAGTCCGTTGTTCAACATTCGCTAAGTCTAATGTTTGCCCTATCGGGTAATCTCATTGCCTATGCAAAAGAGGTTGCCGAGGATCGCTGGGCCGATAGTGCTCACTTCTGCTCTTTGGCTCACCCTATTAATCAGATAAATGAAAAGACATTAGGGATTATTGGCTACGGCGTACTTGGGCGCGAGTTGGCTCGTCAAGCGCGGTTGTTGGGTATGCGAGTCATCGTTGCGCAAAGTGTCCGCGCTGGTGCTGAAGTCCAGTCGGATAGAGTTGCCCTAAAGACCTTAGTCAGCGAGGCAGATGTGATTAGTTTACATTGCCCACTTACCGACGATACCCGCGGATTGATTGGTCTAGCTGAACTCGAAGCGATGAAACCCGACGCGCTACTTATCAACTGCGCACGCGGCGGGATTGTGTGTGAGGAGGCCCTAGCAACGGTATTAAATAGGGGGCATCTTGGCGGGATTGGCTTTGATGTCTTGGCTGAGGAGCCGCCGAAAAAGAATCATCCGTTGATTAGTACTTTTCATCCAAATGTTGTGATCACTCCTCATGTGGCTTGGGGTTCGCGGCGCGCACGACAGACCTTAGTTGAACAAATTGGTGAAGATTTGGCGGCTTTTATTGCCGGTAATCCGTTAAAGAGAGAGGTTGAAGGATGA
- a CDS encoding UbiX family flavin prenyltransferase, which produces MTRRISLALTGGSGAQYGLRLLEALTAAGCHVYLMVSDAACVVINTETSTQLPQDHAGRAEVFAAKHVNAPGSFELLAKTDWFSAPASGSNAPDAMVICPASGGTLSAVAVGASNNLIERAADVMLKERKPLILVPRETPLSTIHLRNMLQLSEVGAMVLPASPGFYNKPSSIEDLIDFVVARILDQLKVEQMLQPKWGK; this is translated from the coding sequence GTGACGAGACGAATATCTTTAGCACTAACAGGGGGAAGCGGAGCGCAATATGGTTTGCGACTCTTAGAGGCCCTCACCGCGGCGGGATGTCACGTCTATCTGATGGTATCTGATGCGGCGTGCGTGGTGATAAATACGGAAACTAGCACCCAGTTACCCCAAGATCATGCAGGTAGGGCAGAGGTCTTTGCCGCCAAACATGTTAATGCCCCAGGTAGCTTTGAGTTATTAGCTAAAACGGATTGGTTTTCCGCCCCAGCCTCAGGGTCCAATGCACCGGATGCAATGGTCATTTGTCCCGCCTCTGGTGGTACCTTGTCCGCGGTCGCAGTGGGAGCCTCCAATAATCTTATTGAACGAGCTGCGGACGTGATGCTAAAAGAGCGCAAGCCGCTCATTCTTGTTCCTCGTGAAACTCCGCTTTCGACCATACACCTACGAAATATGCTCCAGCTCAGCGAGGTCGGTGCGATGGTATTGCCAGCTAGCCCTGGCTTTTATAATAAGCCCTCGTCTATTGAGGATCTTATCGATTTTGTCGTAGCTCGCATTCTCGATCAATTGAAGGTTGAGCAAATGCTTCAGCCTAAATGGGGAAAATAA
- the rlmH gene encoding 23S rRNA (pseudouridine(1915)-N(3))-methyltransferase RlmH → MKVTIIAVGTKMPAWVEAGCGEYIKRLPRDYNLRFVEIPVGARAKNPDIQRAKQSEADAILAAIPKGDWVVALDVAGKIWSTEQLAGHLDSWRMSGNDLCILIGGPDGYAPSVLARANQRWSMSHLTLPHPLVRIVLAEQLYRAHTILHNHPYHK, encoded by the coding sequence ATGAAGGTGACCATCATCGCCGTGGGCACTAAAATGCCCGCTTGGGTTGAAGCGGGCTGTGGCGAATACATCAAGCGACTGCCGCGAGACTACAATCTTCGTTTTGTAGAGATCCCAGTGGGTGCTCGCGCGAAAAATCCCGATATTCAACGAGCTAAGCAAAGTGAGGCCGATGCTATTCTTGCTGCGATCCCCAAGGGTGACTGGGTGGTTGCGCTAGATGTTGCGGGTAAGATTTGGAGTACTGAGCAGCTGGCCGGTCACTTGGATTCCTGGCGAATGTCAGGAAACGACCTCTGTATCCTAATTGGCGGTCCCGACGGCTACGCACCTTCAGTGCTGGCTAGGGCTAATCAGCGGTGGAGTATGTCCCACCTCACATTACCACACCCCTTGGTACGAATAGTACTTGCGGAACAACTCTACAGAGCGCACACTATATTGCACAATCATCCCTATCATAAATAG
- the rsfS gene encoding ribosome silencing factor produces MTDPMIKVVVDALEDIKAVDITVLDVSDKTDVFDTIIIATGNSNRQVNALAANVVDESKQRGLQPIGVEGREASEWILVDLGDIVVHTMLPAIREFYALEKLWGDNPEADAE; encoded by the coding sequence ATGACCGATCCAATGATCAAAGTCGTCGTAGACGCGCTAGAAGATATCAAAGCCGTTGATATTACCGTTCTGGATGTCAGCGACAAAACAGACGTATTTGACACCATCATCATCGCAACGGGTAACTCAAACCGTCAAGTGAACGCCTTGGCGGCTAATGTTGTGGATGAAAGTAAACAGCGCGGTCTGCAGCCAATCGGCGTTGAAGGTAGAGAGGCGTCTGAGTGGATACTTGTCGATCTTGGCGATATCGTTGTCCACACGATGCTTCCAGCTATTCGCGAGTTCTATGCGCTAGAAAAACTTTGGGGCGATAACCCCGAGGCTGACGCAGAGTAA